A region of Toxorhynchites rutilus septentrionalis strain SRP chromosome 1, ASM2978413v1, whole genome shotgun sequence DNA encodes the following proteins:
- the LOC129761340 gene encoding uncharacterized protein LOC129761340 — MEFLEGQTRILDAVAVDRRSENLQSSSSATNSGFKKSVPKFSVHATTDTPTMQCQQCNGRHYITSCPVFERMTLDKRFQVVNSKKLCSNCLRQGHLNRDCTSRFRCRTCSKKHHSLLHPGIGASVSTPTVGPLTQAPSTAQPQPSNSTHVVSIDDSLQTMQSSVATIFASNVATEHREFHVFLSTVLVSVKDCNGRSHLARALLDSGSQANIISDRLCQILKLHRKGVNVPISGIGSSTFRVSHSVTTTVSSRISDYSIPMEFLVMKKVTEDQPSATILIGDWNLPTDFQLADPGFNKRGTIDLLLGLEHFYEFLLLNGGRVQIQRIGNGLPLLVNTVFGWVVAGKVNLGQMNPIPSCHVVVGNSLEQKIERFWTIDEIQDAPRFSQEEIDCENHYRVMFSRDTEGRYVVRLPKRVGFDKMIGDSREMALRRFVQLERRFKRDEALRERYSDSIREYLNNGHMALVEEAEERSKELLVCYLPHHPVVKESSTTTKIRPVFDGSAKTTNNYSLNDGLMTGPVIQDQLIDLILRFRKHKVALVADIEKMYLQVKVHSDDCQFQRILWRFSPSGPIRTYELQRATFGLAPSSFLATRSLHQLAEDEGAVFARAKAALVNDFYVDDYIGGADSEEEAILLRQELEQLLPKGGFRLRKWNSSMKGVLEGVSAEDLGTQTTLTFNKEEQVKTLGVTWEPGPDVLGIDVSTSSIIGCWTRRQVYSVIARLFDPLGLIGPVIAWAKIRMQQLWVATQDWDEPLSQELAERWTQFYEQLPFLSEVRVNRFAFCSQPHLVQFHIFSDASEAAYGACVYARTISQTGQIKVELLSSKSRPAPLKRVSVARLELCGALLAAKLYQKVRHALKMEETEAWFWSDSTVVLCWLRSPSYVWPTYVANRVSQIQEWTKGHRWNHVKGTENPADLVSRGVLPKDFVSLQHWFHGPAWLSLPDQLWNNPTRFEDPPEDQLERKRIVFTTLTLLEPHPLLDRISSYSKLLRVTALCFRFARKCQRRHKEIPDTQHISVAELQVAKQAMVRQVQQNAFATEIKELSNHRVVPVRSPLKHGGPRMTLAQVRQEYWPLNGMSLANYIYRNCIRCFRSNPASVTQPPGQLPRPRTLPARPFSTTGVDYCGPIYLKPVHRKAAAQKAYIAVFVCFCTKVVHLELVGDLSSAKFIAALRRFVGKRGVPADIHSDNGLNFKGANNELRALYELLNDSASATTISNEAARNGIVWKFIPPRAPNFGGLWEAAVKSAKSSLVKLLGQRRLSFEDMTTVLVQVEAAMNSRPLTPLSEDPHELDVLTPGHFLTGSSLLTIPDPDYTDVPTNRLEHYRQLQQLVQQHWKRLRREYISQLRQPACCPTDRAEGRTNGHPKGGRQGTDLLASRSYHGSLPWPGWSDQSSYPEDIARDIQEAVHSCLPAAFREGLEWAIIVTKSNSEGRDVAYPQQ; from the coding sequence ATGGAGTTCCTCGAAGGACAGACACGGATTCTGGATGCTGTAGCAGTCGATCGTCGCTCGGAGAATTTACAATCATCTTCCTCTGCTACTAATTCCGGCTTCAAGAAATCAGTACCCAAGTTTTCTGTGCATGCAACCACTGATACTCCTACGATGCAGTGTCAGCAATGCAATGGTCGACATTATATCACAAGCTGTCCTGTATTTGAGCGGATGACACTAGATAAACGGTTCCAAGTAGTCAACTCTAAGAAGCTGTGCAGCAACTGTTTGAGACAAGGTCATCTGAACCGTGACTGTACATCGCGTTTCCGTTGCCGCACTTGTAGTAAGAAACACCATTCTCTTCTACATCCTGGAATAGGGGCGTCGGTTTCCACTCCAACTGTTGGTCCACTGACGCAGGCGCCTTCTACGGCTCAGCCACAACCCAGCAATTCTACACACGTGGTTTCCATAGACGATTCATTACAAACGATGCAGAGTTCGGTGGCCACTATTTTCGCTTCCAACGTCGCAACAGAGCATCGAGAGTTCCATGTATTTCTTTCAACGGTTCTGGTGTCAGTGAAGGACTGCAATGGGCGTTCACATCTAGCTAGGGCGCTTCTGGATAGCGGGTCACAGGCGAATATTATCTCGGATCGTCTGTGTCAGATTCTAAAGTTACATAGGAAGGGAGTTAACGTACCGATCTCTGGGATTGGCAGTTCCACTTTCCGAGTTTCACACTCCGTTACGACGACGGTTTCATCTCGAATTAGCGATTATTCCATACCGATGGAATTCCTAGTAATGAAGAAAGTGACTGAGGACCAACCATCAGCGACTATCCTCATCGGAGACTGGAATCTCCCAACCGACTTCCAGTTGGCTGACCCAGGCTTCAATAAACGTGGCACGATCGACCTTCTTCTCGGATTGGAACACTTCTACGAGTTCCTCCTGCTCAATGGTGGCCGGGTTCAAATCCAGCGTATAGGCAACGGGCTTCCATTGCTCGTCAACACAGTATTCGGTTGGGTTGTAGCAGGAAAGGTGAACCTAGGTCAAATGAATCCAATTCCTAGTTGTCATGTGGTAGTTGGCAACTCGTTGGAGCAGAAGATCGAGCGGTTTTGGACGATCGATGAAATTCAGGACGCTCCACGGTTCTCACAGGAAGAGATCGATTGCGAAAACCATTACAGAGTCATGTTCTCACGCGATACTGAAGGACGATATGTGGTTCGGCTTCCGAAACGAGTGGGCTTCGACAAGATGATCGGAGACTCAAGGGAAATGGCGTTACGGCGATTTGTTCAGCTAGAGAGGCGTTTCAAGCGGGATGAAGCACTGCGTGAGCGGTACAGTGACTCAATACGAGAGTATTTGAACAACGGGCACATGGCATTAGTCGAAGAGGCGGAGGAAAGGTCCAAAGAGCTGCTCGTGTGTTACTTACCACACCATCCGGTCGTCAAGGAGTCGAGCACGACTACAAAGATTCGGCCGGTGTTCGATGGATCAGCCAAGACGACCAATAATTATTCCCTCAACGACGGACTGATGACGGGACCAGTTATCCAGGATCAACTAATCGATCTGATCCTGCGTTTCCGCAAGCACAAGGTGGCGTTAGTCGCGGACATCGAGAAGATGTACCTACAGGTGAAGGTACATTCGGACGACTGTCAATTCCAGCGCATTCTGTGGCGCTTCTCCCCATCCGGTCCGATCAGGACGTACGAACTACAGCGGGCAACATTTGGTTTGGCACCGTCTTCTTTTCTCGCCACTAGATCACTTCATCAGTTGGCGGAAGACGAAGGTGCTGTGTTTGCACGAGCGAAAGCAGCGCTCGTGAATGATTTCTATGTAGACGATTACATCGGTGGTGCTGATTCTGAGGAAGAAGCAATTTTGTTGAGGCAGGAGCTTGAGCAGCTGTTACCAAAAGGTGGTTTTCGGTTGCGCAAATGGAATTCCAGTATGAAAGGCGTGCTGGAAGGAGTGTCTGCAGAGGACTTGGGAACGCAAACAACGTTGACGTTCAACAAAGAAGAGCAGGTGAAGACGCTAGGGGTCACTTGGGAACCGGGGCCGGATGTACTTGGCATCGACGTATCGACTTCCAGCATAATCGGTTGCTGGACTAGGCGGCAGGTGTATTCGGTCATTGCACGACTTTTCGACCCACTCGGTCTCATAGGTCCAGTTATAGCGTGGGCCAAGATTCGAATGCAACAGCTCTGGGTGGCCACACAAGACTGGGATGAGCCACTATCACAAGAACTGGCGGAACGGTGGACACAGTTCTACGAACAACTTCCATTCCTCTCTGAAGTGAGGGTGAATCGCTTCGCTTTCTGTTCACAGCCACATCTGGTGCAATTTCACATTTTCTCGGATGCATCGGAGGCGGCATATGGCGCGTGTGTTTATGCTCGGACGATTAGCCAAACGGGGCAAATCAAGGTGGAGTTGTTGTCGTCGAAATCACGTCCCGCGCCGCTGAAAAGGGTCAGCGTCGCAAGGTTGGAACTTTGCGGAGCGTTGCTGGCAGCCAAACTCTACCAAAAGGTTCGACATGCGCTAAAGATGGAAGAAACGGAAGCATGGTTTTGGTCCGACTCGACTGTCGTCCTTTGCTGGTTGCGATCACCATCCTATGTCTGGCCGACGTACGTTGCGAACCGTGTCTCACAGATCCAGGAATGGACGAAAGGACATCGATGGAATCACGTCAAGGGGACGGAGAACCCTGCCGATCTCGTGTCACGAGGAGTCTTGCCGAAGGACTTTGTCAGCCTTCAACACTGGTTTCACGGTCCTGCCTGGTTGTCGCTGCCGGACCAACTCTGGAACAATCCCACACGGTTTGAGGATCCGCCGGAAGACCAATTAGAACGGAAGCGGATCGTTTTCACCACCCTAACACTTCTGGAACCACATCCACTACTGGACCGTATCTCCTCGTACTCGAAGTTGCTTCGGGTAACAGCTCTCTGCTTTCGCTTCGCACGGAAATGCCAACGTCGTCACAAGGAAATTCCCGACACCCAACACATCAGTGTCGCAGAGCTGCAAGTCGCAAAACAAGCTATGGTCCGTCAGGTGCAGCAGAACGCGTTCGCCACAGAAATTAAGGAGCTATCCAATCATCGTGTCGTCCCCGTCCGCTCACCGTTGAAACACGGTGGCCCACGAATGACGCTCGCACAAGTCCGCCAGGAATATTGGCCCCTGAATGGCATGTCTCTGGCAAACTATATTTACCGGAATTGTATACGTTGTTTCCGAAGCAACCCTGCCTCAGTAACCCAACCTCCCGGACAGCTTCCTCGTCCTCGAACCCTTCCAGCTCGACCTTTTTCCACTACTGGGGTAGATTACTGTGGTCCAATCTACCTCAAACCCGTTCACCGGAAAGCTGCAGCGCAGAAGGCCTACATCGCTGTTTTCGTGTGCTTCTGCACCAAAGTAGTTCACTTGGAGCTAGTGGGCGATTTGTCGTCAGCCAAATTCATCGCCGCACTGCGTCGTTTCGTTGGAAAACGAGGGGTTCCTGCCGATATCCACTCGGACAACGGCCTCAACTTCAAGGGGGCTAACAACGAACTCCGAGCGCTCTACGAACTTCTCAACGATTCCGCAAGTGCAACAACCATAAGCAACGAAGCCGCTCGGAATGGAATCGTGTGGAAATTCATTCCACCGAGAGCTCCAAACTTCGGTGGTCTTTGGGAAGCCGCTGTCAAATCCGCTAAGTCATCATTGGTGAAACTTCTTGGACAACGTCGGCTATCTTTCGAGGACATGACCACCGTTCTTGTTCAGGTTGAAGCGGCAATGAACTCTCGCCCACTGACACCCCTCTCCGAGGACCCGCACGAACTGGATGTTCTGACTCCGGGTCATTTTCTCACCGGATCTTCGCTGCTGACGATTCCAGATCCGGATTACACAGATGTTCCAACAAATAGGCTTGAACACTATCGGCAGCTGCAACAGCTCGTCCAGCAGCACTGGAAGCGTTTGCGAAGGGAATACATCTCACAACTACGTCAACCAGCGTGCTGCCCCACCGATCGAGCTGAAGGTCGGACAAATGGTCATCCTAAAGGAGGACGACAAGGCACCGATCTCTTGGCCTCTCGGTCGTATCACGGAAGTCTACCCTGGCCCGGATGGAGTGACCAGAGTAGTTACCCTGAGGACATCGCAAG
- the LOC129761339 gene encoding uncharacterized protein LOC129761339, whose amino-acid sequence MGKKAKAKLQLRESVIGFIHRTEKVVENYNADTDFHQLQARIGKLDEKWSEFESVQGEIEEMEEDETNMETHEQVRAEFEELYFKVKAGLKSKLPPSTPSSTTTTPTRDKNVGSCSGIRLPKISLPEFSGEYDKWLPFFDTFRSLIHDNTDLNLIQKFHHLRASLRGEALKVVDSFQMSEASYGVAWSALVKRYSNKYLQKKRHVNALLQYPKVKRMSANGIHDLIECFDRHTKILDQLGENTSDWGAMLMQLLVSKLDDESLKDWEERAV is encoded by the coding sequence ATGGGGAAGAAGGCAAAGGCGAAGCTGCAACTCCGGGAGTCCGTCATCGGATTTATACACCGAACCGAAAAGGTCGTTGAAAATTACAACGCTGACACCGATTTCCACCAACTGCAAGCACGGATAGGAAAACTGGATGAGAAGTGGAGCGAGTTTGAAAGCGTACAAGGTGAAATCGAGGAAATGGAGGAGGATGAAACCAACATGGAGACGCACGAGCAGGTTCGAGCGGAGTTCGAGGAGCTGTATTTTAAGGTAAAGGCAGGGTTGAAATCCAAACTACCACCCTCAACCCCCTCTTCCACTACTACTACTCCCACTAGAGATAAGAATGTGGGTTCATGTTCTGGCATACGCTTGCCCAAGATCAGCTTGCCAGAATTCAGTGGGGAGTACGACAAATGGTTGCCATTCTTCGACACTTTTCGATCACTTATCCACGATAATACGGATTTAAATCTGATCCAAAAATTCCACCATTTGCGAGCGTCTCTAAGGGGTGAGGCACTTAAGGTGGTAGATTCCTTTCAAATGAGTGAAGCTAGTTATGGGGTCGCATGGTCCGCTTTGGTGAAACGGTATTCGAATAAATATCTCCAGAAGAAGCGCCATGTCAACGCGCTTTTGCAGTACCCGAAGGTGAAAAGGATGTCGGCAAATGGTATTCACGATTTGATTGAATGTTTCGATCGACATACGAAGATTCTTGATCAACTGGGAGAGAATACTTCGGACTGGGGAGCGATGTTGATGCAGCTGTTGGTGTCGAAGCTTGATGATGAGTCGCTCAAAGACTGGGAGGAGCGTGCGGTCTAG